In Parasegetibacter sp. NRK P23, a single genomic region encodes these proteins:
- a CDS encoding TIGR00730 family Rossman fold protein — MEIRSIAVFCGSQEGKNPLYAAHASELGRMLAGLNIKLVYGGGNKGLMGKLADAVMVTGGTVMGVIPQVLLEWEQQHKGITELIVVPDMHTRKKMMYEMCDAAIILPGGFGTMDEFFEMLTWNQLKIHDKPIYILNTVGFYTPLLQHLKAMEREGFLYGPVEDRIHFCENPGMLINKVLER; from the coding sequence ATGGAAATCCGATCGATTGCTGTTTTTTGTGGTTCCCAGGAAGGAAAGAATCCCCTTTATGCAGCACATGCCAGTGAGTTGGGCCGTATGCTCGCGGGACTAAACATCAAACTGGTATATGGCGGCGGCAACAAAGGACTGATGGGCAAACTCGCCGATGCCGTGATGGTGACCGGCGGCACGGTTATGGGCGTAATCCCCCAGGTATTGCTGGAATGGGAACAACAACACAAAGGCATCACCGAACTGATCGTGGTACCGGATATGCACACCCGAAAAAAAATGATGTATGAAATGTGCGACGCTGCCATTATTCTACCCGGCGGTTTCGGCACCATGGACGAATTCTTCGAAATGCTCACCTGGAACCAACTGAAAATTCACGACAAACCCATCTACATACTGAATACCGTCGGCTTCTATACGCCTTTACTGCAACACCTCAAAGCGATGGAGCGGGAAGGCTTTCTGTATGGTCCGGTGGAAGACAGGATTCATTTCTGCGAGAACCCGGGTATGCTGATCAATAAGGTGCTGGAAAGGTGA
- a CDS encoding FAD-binding oxidoreductase, whose product MEVVAAQSVVTAEHVEAFRSILGEANVWMDEETLQYYSHDETEHLHFLPDVVLKPRTPEEISAIMQICHRDRIPVTPRGAGTGLSGGALPHLGGVLISTDRMNSILHIDERNLQVTTEPGVITEVLMDAVKEKGLFYPPDPSSKGSCFIGGNISENSGGPKAVKYGVVKDYVLNLQIVLPTGEIIWTGANVLKNSTGYNLTQLVVGSEGTLGIVTKIVLKLVPLPKHDLLMLVPFRSLEQAGEAVSAIFRAGFTPSALELVEVDALQIVSKFVDSSAVPITEDTAAHLIIEVDGNHIETLMSEMEAISELLMQYDIGELYFADDAQQKAELWKLRRRTAEAVKVNGYTIEEDTVVPRAELPALIRGVKELGVKYQFHAVCYGHAGDGNLHIRINKPGLSNSQDDPQMIEGLRALFALVKSLGGTISGEHGIGLIQKGYMDIVFEETNLQLMRAIKKAFDPHNILNAGKIFD is encoded by the coding sequence ATGGAAGTGGTTGCAGCACAAAGCGTAGTTACCGCGGAGCACGTAGAAGCTTTCCGTAGTATTCTTGGAGAAGCGAATGTTTGGATGGATGAAGAAACGCTTCAGTATTATTCCCACGACGAAACCGAACACCTTCATTTCCTCCCCGATGTTGTGTTGAAACCCCGTACCCCCGAAGAGATCAGCGCCATCATGCAGATCTGTCACCGCGACCGGATCCCGGTAACACCACGCGGCGCAGGTACCGGTTTGAGCGGCGGCGCCCTGCCACACCTCGGCGGCGTTCTGATTTCCACCGACAGGATGAACAGCATCCTCCACATCGACGAACGCAACCTGCAGGTAACCACCGAACCCGGTGTGATTACCGAAGTACTAATGGATGCGGTGAAAGAAAAAGGACTTTTCTATCCCCCCGATCCCAGCAGTAAAGGCTCCTGCTTTATCGGCGGAAACATCTCTGAAAACAGTGGCGGTCCCAAAGCCGTGAAATATGGTGTGGTAAAAGATTATGTGCTGAACCTGCAAATTGTATTGCCCACAGGCGAGATCATCTGGACAGGCGCCAACGTATTAAAAAACTCAACCGGTTATAACCTCACCCAACTGGTGGTGGGCAGCGAAGGAACATTGGGTATCGTCACCAAAATCGTTCTGAAACTGGTTCCGTTGCCCAAACACGACCTGCTTATGCTGGTACCCTTCCGCTCCCTGGAGCAGGCGGGCGAAGCCGTGAGCGCCATATTCCGCGCCGGTTTCACGCCCAGCGCATTGGAACTCGTGGAAGTGGACGCCCTCCAGATCGTCAGCAAATTCGTGGACAGCAGCGCTGTTCCCATCACAGAAGATACCGCGGCGCACCTTATTATTGAAGTGGATGGTAACCACATCGAAACACTGATGAGTGAAATGGAGGCCATCTCTGAATTGCTGATGCAATACGATATTGGAGAACTGTATTTCGCGGATGACGCCCAGCAAAAAGCCGAGCTTTGGAAACTGCGTCGCCGCACCGCGGAAGCCGTAAAAGTGAACGGTTATACCATTGAAGAAGATACCGTGGTGCCCCGCGCCGAATTGCCCGCTCTGATCCGTGGAGTGAAGGAGTTGGGCGTAAAATACCAGTTCCATGCCGTTTGTTACGGACACGCCGGCGATGGTAACCTGCACATCCGCATCAACAAACCCGGCCTATCCAACAGCCAGGACGATCCGCAAATGATTGAAGGACTCCGCGCCCTGTTCGCACTGGTGAAAAGCCTGGGCGGAACCATCAGCGGAGAACATGGCATCGGCCTGATCCAGAAAGGGTATATGGACATCGTTTTCGAAGAGACCAACCTGCAACTGATGCGCGCCATCAAAAAGGCTTTCGATCCGCACAATATCCTCAACGCCGGTAAAATATTCGACTAG
- a CDS encoding PorP/SprF family type IX secretion system membrane protein → MGEKMTTLKSIWTRLLDWIRNGEAQPVPVPVPVKNNRRLVGYTLACLLGGGSLQAQDLHFSQFYHTPLTTNPANTGFLPDADYRLGVNYRNQWSNVMQVPYKTMSVYGDAQVMRDKFETGWLGLGGVILRDVAGTGQLASTKVYGSVAYHQMLGYSSLLSAGFNVGYANKRIDITKLTFPDQFDGKFFDGQIPTSVVVARNNVGYFDMQAGLNYAYFPTENIYLNGGVSVHHINRPEETFFTPETGRDTRIPRRYIGFLNGSFKMNDLVILNPNVYYTMQANSSEFTIGGYAQYNLSGDGATQLLGGIYYRSSDAVIPMAGFQWNDLRLTFSYDATISGLAPYNGSRGAYELGIVKQGFFSTYNGDRRQSMCPKF, encoded by the coding sequence ATGGGGGAGAAGATGACAACACTGAAGAGTATCTGGACTCGATTGCTGGATTGGATCAGGAATGGGGAAGCCCAACCTGTACCAGTACCCGTGCCCGTAAAAAACAACAGGCGCCTGGTAGGATACACCTTGGCTTGTTTATTAGGTGGGGGCTCATTACAAGCCCAGGACCTGCATTTCTCCCAGTTCTACCACACGCCGCTTACCACGAATCCCGCCAATACCGGGTTTCTTCCTGACGCTGACTACAGGCTGGGAGTGAATTACAGGAACCAATGGTCCAATGTGATGCAGGTGCCTTATAAAACAATGAGTGTTTACGGTGATGCACAAGTGATGCGGGATAAATTTGAAACAGGATGGCTTGGACTAGGTGGCGTGATTCTCCGGGATGTGGCCGGCACCGGTCAACTGGCTTCCACAAAAGTGTACGGCTCCGTGGCCTACCACCAGATGCTGGGTTACAGCAGTTTGCTGAGCGCCGGTTTTAACGTAGGCTATGCTAACAAAAGAATAGATATCACCAAACTCACTTTCCCCGACCAGTTTGACGGGAAGTTTTTTGATGGCCAGATTCCAACCAGCGTTGTAGTTGCACGGAACAATGTAGGCTATTTCGATATGCAGGCCGGACTGAACTACGCGTATTTCCCTACGGAAAATATTTACCTGAACGGTGGCGTATCCGTACACCACATCAACCGTCCGGAGGAAACTTTCTTTACGCCGGAAACTGGTCGTGACACCCGTATTCCACGCCGTTACATAGGATTTCTGAACGGCAGTTTCAAAATGAACGATCTCGTAATCCTGAATCCAAACGTCTATTATACCATGCAGGCCAATTCCTCGGAATTCACTATTGGAGGTTACGCCCAATATAACCTTTCCGGTGATGGCGCCACCCAACTGCTGGGCGGTATCTACTACCGTTCCTCCGATGCCGTGATCCCGATGGCCGGTTTCCAGTGGAACGATCTCCGTCTCACGTTCAGCTACGATGCCACGATATCGGGCCTTGCGCCTTACAATGGTTCCCGTGGCGCTTACGAACTCGGTATCGTAAAACAAGGCTTCTTCAGCACCTACAATGGCGACCGCCGCCAAAGTATGTGTCCTAAATTTTGA